In Coffea eugenioides isolate CCC68of chromosome 4, Ceug_1.0, whole genome shotgun sequence, the genomic stretch GACTAAACTAGAAAAACAGCTTGTAATTTCTATGACTAACTTCAATTCTCATGTCTGTACAAGAATTGCTGGCGTCCAAATTCTTCTTACTCCAAGAACAAAGGGTTCATACAATAACTCAAACAGAAAAAAGGGTTCCTGCATCAAACGAACATTTTCCGGATTTCTATTCTTTGTTTTAGATCAATTAATTGAGACGAGAGAGATACCTAAGCGAATTCTATGTAAAGAACTAGTTGAGTCCTTAACAACTAGTGCCAACTACCTAGTAATATGATATGACCAGAAATTATGTTTTTCCGGGTCCCTATTTTCGAAAACATCGCACTTGAATTCCAATGATTGGTCCACGCAAGCAAGAGTGGGGTTTGTCTGGATAGGGCAAGATATCCTATGATTGGTCCGTAATATTTGATCAGAAAGATTGGTTTTATTTGAGTCCAACCAAAACTCAGACCATATAGGGAAAATTACAAGAAGGGCTCTAAAAAATAGGTTGCAGTTTTTGGGTGGGAAGAAAATTGAGGGAGAAGAATTAGGGACAGAATCAGTCTGTAATGGCTGTAACAAGTACTGCTGCTGCTCAGCTGAGATGTTTACGGCCTAATATCTCTAATCGAAGGCCTCTGTATCGGATTTCTGGTGATTATGCCCCAAGATTTCTAGCAATGGCAACGCCACAAAAGGTAGTTAgaggtccatttccctttcttGTTATGCAAAATTTTAGCAGATTGAATATTCAATTTTAATCTTCTTCTTGCTTACACTTTGTAGTTTAAACTTTCCTCCGCCAATTGACACAAGCAAATTCAGATTAGCATGTAGTAATTTCAATTCTGAAGAAAGAtggaaggaaagaagaaaattgtGTACAGCccaaatgatttttttaataACAATGAATTTGGTTTAATTATTTGCGAACATCAATTGGAAATCATCTTGAATTATTAAGCCAAcatctttttaaaaatttcataaGAAAATATATCAATTTCTGGGTAAACCACTGTTTATAGTGGAAATTATCTTAtgattaaagggaaaaaaaaattgtcttaTGATTATTAATCTGTGGTGGAGGTCATGGCAATTCTATAATAACTTGCTAGAATggtaattaaagaaaaagaagaagcttGAAAAAGATAAGAATAAAGTAGTTTAATTGGTAAACAAATGTTTTTGTACCTAAATTATTATATGAACATGTTCaaattactaaaaaaaaaattgaaaatacaaGAAGTTATGCATTTCAGATTGGGAATGTGATTGATTTTCAGGTAAACAAATACGATAgcaaatgggaaaaaaaatggtttggtGCAGGCATCTTCTATGAAGGCAGCGAAGAAGTAGAATTTGATGTGTACAAGAAGTTGGAAAAGAGCAAAGTCCTAAGCAATGTGGAAAAGGCGGGATTGTTGTCAAAGGCTGAGGAATTTGGCATCACGCTTTCATCTATAGAGAAACTGGGCTTATTTTCCAAAGCAGAGGATTTGGGCCTGCTTAGCTTACTGGAAAAGGCTGCCGGGTCTTCGCCGTCCGACTTAGCCTCGGCGGCACTGCCGATTTTGGTGGCGGCCATTGTGGCCATTGTGGTGATTCCCGATGATTCCGCAGGCCTCGTGGCGGTGCAAGCGGTGGTGGCTGGTGCGCTTGGGGTTGCTAGTGCTGGGCTTTTCATTGGAGCCGTACTTTTGGGTGGGATACAAGAGGCCGAGTGAGAACTTCTCTAATGTACGTAGCTTACAACTATTGTTTTGGGAAAGGTTTTGGTAATTTATTTTGTTGTATTTTCATCTTTGGCCAAATACAATTAGTTCCCTTTAGGGGCTGcctttacaattttttttactcCTAACGTGAAATTCTGGGTAATAATTAGTAATATGATCATGGGGCTCAATTGAGATCCAATTTGTTAATACTTGCACAATTCAAGGAGCAACTCGCCATTGTTTTTGAGTTGCATCATCGTCATGTCtcttctattttatttttttgcttttagAGTTGAAGTAGAAATAACAACCCAAGGCGAACATTTAAGTTATTTTCAATAGATTTATTGACGTTTAAAAtagcttcttctttttttctttctccggCCAAACCGGTGGGGTAGATGCATTGATAAGATGGAGAAAGAGGGGCACGGACTCAGTATAATTGTATTCTGTGCAGTTTCGTCCAATTATTGTAGATGTTCAAAATTTTAGTGCACAAATACATCAAGATGTTGTATTGAATAtatgttaaatattttattcaaGTACACTACTTTTATTTCGAATACAATAATTTAATGTAATTATGCATCAAGTAATATAAAAAGTATAACAATCGAACTGAACCACATGAAACTCCAACCGCACTAGAtccttttctccaaaatgaacaTCGATAAggacatttcatttcattttggTTAAAGGAGATTTTGACTctacaaaggaaaagaaaaaggagaaggCCTGAGATTCTAATCGAGAAATCTCATTCTCACAGTTACCTGTCCAATATTTTCTTATGATATAAGCATGATAAGTTCGAATccttaattttgataattttttttttttaccaaacgGTAATAGAATTCATCGATGTTAAAAAACTGAGAAACTATGGAGGTTGAGCAACTGCACTCAAATCTTCTTTGCCCTGATTGCTGAGCCAGAGAGGGAAGGAGTCCTTTCACACAATTTGATCACGCAAGTTAATGGCAATTTTAGCCAGGCAATTTGATTACAAAATTAAGGGGTCCTTAATTTTGATAATTAACAAACTAAGAAGTGAGCACTGTTGCCGTCAAAACTACTTTAAGGAGCAAAGTGTAAATTTGAGGGTAGTCTAACGCCATAAAGCCAAACAATTCTTTTGGTTACACTGGTTAAATTTGTAATAATTGAACattaaatcaaaataaatgaataatcaACAACTCTCGGATTCCAAATTTTTGTTAAGACACAATTTTCATTaaaataagggataatttcaaaaacctccccctGAGGTTTCTAGTAATATCACTCAGCTCCCCTAAGATTTTTAAAATCTCGCTTATCTCTATTGGATTGACATTTCTTGTACCATGTTAACCCCTTTGGAGAAaatataagaaagataaaacttTTTGTTCCAATACTACCCTTGTGTCATCCTACTCATGAAATTTataacaacaataaaaaataaaataaggtcaAATTTTTATAAGGTGTAAATTTCTTGACGGAAACtatttattttagttgtattggTGCAAAAGCAAAATTTACACATTGAAAAATTCACACATAGGAAgagattattttagttttcaatACAACTTAAACTGTACCATgaattaaaacatattttccCAAAATATATCTTGACTTCCTTAATTGTAACTTAACTatgcacaaaatttttttaaggtaTTAGTTATGCACCAAAATCCTCCTAAGTGGTTGATCTTGATTAACTTTAATTTATCTACGTCATTTGCTATTCTACCACGACCCCAATATAAAGAAATATGAACCATTATTAGCtagcaatttattttttttaatttacaatttttggcttcaaatttttattttgttttggcttTGTGGTTAAATAGTTATTAAGAGCAAGAGCAATGTTATCAATTTGTGACATTTGATAGAAATATTTAGTTTTATCAAGTTGATAAGGGAGGTAAGTgcgattttaaaaattttaaggaAACTGAATGATATTATGACCAATCTCaaggaggtttttgaaattatcccttaaaatAATGTATCGTTTAAAAGATCTTTGAAAATAATGCACCAAACCTTTACTGGCACTGGCTTTTGCACAGCCCTGCTCAAAGCCAACTAGGACATGGTCCAAACCGTTGTCAGGAACCGGGTCGATTTTAAGCAAAATGTATAAAAtgtaatttattttaataatatataattatagaATAAAATTTTGTAAATTATACACATGATATACAAATATGATATACAAGATATAACCTGAaccttacattttttttttttaccaaatctTGATCATGAATTTTTAAGAAAGGTTGCTTCCACCCTCTCCTCCAACCAAGCCCTAGCTACCTCTAATTAACTCGAGTTGAGAAAAACTTTTTTGCCCTTAGTCCAACATGCAATGAGTAGAGTCAGGATGCCAATATAAGGACGAATTTCTAAGAATAttgctaaaataaaaaattgttcGAAAAGTGGTGTGATTTGAGGTGTTGTTCCGATTTAAGGGTCGCCGCAATTACAAAATGCGGCTATCAATAAAAGTACTAttaatttgtatttattttggCTGCTTTTATTTTAGccaattttctctttttttttccccaatgTTTCGCTGCTCATCAGATGAGTGCAAGCATGTGTactttttgttcaattttttttttcctaacgCCTTTTGTTCAGAGATGTTCCGTCGTCAAGTGCTGCCCTACCAATTATTCGGCCGCCTTGGCCGCCCTACATCGGCAGAATTCGGACAAGGGGCAGGACGGACCGCGTAATTTTGTTTGCATACGGCATAATTTTGTTTGCACAACGTATAACTTTAGTACAAAATTTTGTGGGCTCCATACACGTTGTAAAAATTGAGGTACAAGAAGTGATCTGGAccgcacatttttttttttgccaaaatttgGCCGTGAATAGCTCAGGAGCAATGCAATGTCTGACAGATCAAAAGTAGCAATGCAAGGCTACTTGAATCACTTTCTTGGGAACATGGATATAGTGATTGGAAAGGAGTTTATTTGgataatttatttgaaataattattatagtacttttttaatgtgatgtatgtgaaataaaaaaagtgattgaaatttataaagcaaattattttatctgaaatcatttcaatccaaacaaagtgAATTCCGGGAGGTATGCAAAGTCTTACGCTAgaatttttgttttagatttGGTTGTAAGATAGTGTAGGAACTTTTGATACAATCTAATAATTAGCACACTTATCTTCCAATCACATTTTTTGGACAAGCCAAATTTGGTttgcaaaatttgttttcacaaattccaatcacatttttatcttcccaatcacctttttatctcacatacatcacatcacaaaaagtgctacagtaaatatctcaaataaatcatccaaataaactcttatccaaacaaactctttgttttctttaatgttCATATTTTCATCCTTAGAATTTAGCAACTAACAGAATAGAGTGTTTTCTATGCATGTGTGCTTGCACCAAGAGCATGAGTCAGTAGCTTGACCCGGTAAATGAAATTTGCGGCGTCCACCTTTTCTTTGCGGCGTCTACTTTTCTTCAATTCATTTGCGGCGTcaattgtttttttattttcctgatTTGCGGcctcaatttttcttttaacgCAGATtgcggcaaaaaaaaaaaaattagtgaaaaagcaattttttaaaa encodes the following:
- the LOC113767631 gene encoding uncharacterized protein LOC113767631, with translation MAVTSTAAAQLRCLRPNISNRRPLYRISGDYAPRFLAMATPQKVNKYDSKWEKKWFGAGIFYEGSEEVEFDVYKKLEKSKVLSNVEKAGLLSKAEEFGITLSSIEKLGLFSKAEDLGLLSLLEKAAGSSPSDLASAALPILVAAIVAIVVIPDDSAGLVAVQAVVAGALGVASAGLFIGAVLLGGIQEAE